The Lolium perenne isolate Kyuss_39 chromosome 6, Kyuss_2.0, whole genome shotgun sequence genome segment GTCGCAGATTGGTTAAGATACGCATGTAGACCAATCTGCGACCGTTAATATGGAACGGAGTAGTATTTCTAGCATAGCATATAAGCCTGGTACAAGCCCTTAAATTGATGTAACATGAGCTACTTTATGTGGACTGAAGGTATATCAACATAGCTTCTATGGAGAAAAAATTGATGCCCAATTTAAATGAACAagttttttataaaaaaatacCGAGTCTTTACTATCCTTGTAGAGTTTACCTGACAGCTTCATTTACACACAAGTTTCTAACATGGTTAATTTTTGGTGAACTGCAGGTTATTGGTGATGACAGTGGTATTGCACAGAAGCAACCTTCTGCTGTGGTGATAGCACTTCAATTTGTCATCGCGATGTTTGTTATGGACACATGGCAGTACTTCATGCACAGATACATGCACGTCAACAAGTTCCTATATAAGCACATCCATTCCAAGCACCACACTCTTGTAGTCCCTTATTCCTTTGGAGCTCTTTACAACCATCCTCTCGAGGGACTAATCCTGGACACCATTGGTGGTGCTCTCTCGTTCCTCGCCTCTGGTATGACTCCACGAACATCGATATTCTTTTTCTCGTTTGCGACCATCAAGACGGTGGATGATCACTGCGGGCTgtggcttcctggtaatatcctcCATGCTTTGTTCAGCAACAACAGCGCTTATCATGACATCCACCACCAGCTCTACGGCAACAAATACAACTTTTCGCAACCTTTCTTTGTCCTTTGGGACAAGATACTAGGGACATACATGCCCTACTCTCTCGAGCAGCGAAAAGGAGGAGGGCTAGAGTCGAGGCCAGTTAAATTAGTAGAGCAAACCAAGACTGATTAATACATGCATAGTCTCTGATCCTTGTTCCATTTAGGTCCTATACTCACCGCTTTGTCGCTCCCCCAGATTTTCTAACTACGCAAATGCTGTAGAATTCGTGTCCTGGTCCGTATAGTGAGGGTTTTTCTTGTTTTCTACACTTTCTTTTTGATTTGGTTTGGGAGTTCCGTCTTGTATCAAGGTATACCGGGTAAAGTATTGTATTGTATCAAAGAATACTCAGCATCCACTTGGATTTGTCTCCTCTGGATTGGTCTGTACTTCCATCCATGGCGATGTTGACAAAGAAGGATGATATTTACACTGTATTCAGTATGCAGCATTGAGTTGTACTTctcattcttcttttttccttttcctgtgtgtgtgtgtgtgttgatacCTGTGGTCGATGAATGCTAAGCTTTTTTCTGATGTGTGTAACTTGAAAAGATGCTCCTTAATGAGCTGTACAGAAAGAGCTGTCTGTGTTATTTTGCAACTTCGTTCTGCAGTTTTGGATGTCAATCAGGCGCTTTGCTGCGCCGCTAGGCTGGTCTAGCTAAACTAAATAACGAAGATCGTTGTGGCAACACTGCATCAGTTTTGATCACTTTGAGATATATTTCTGCTGACTACGATGTGTAAATGGTTAAATTAACTACTGCTATTGTACTTCACAGTCCAGTTACTACACGTACGCTTAATCCTGCCTAAAACACACAGAAACTGGGAATTTTGCTAGGAACAAAAAATTCTACTGCCGCTGAAACGGTTAACTCTGACTACGATCATGAGGCAGGCAGACCGCAAGACCAGAAATAACAGCTACTCTGAACATTGGTTGACACAAATTTAAATCAAATGCATCATCACCCATTGGACCATCAATGTGAAAAAGTATAATTTGTGAGATATACTGCAGCTCTGCATGATCAGAAAAAACTTCGTACTGTACTAAAATTATCGAAGAACACAACATGTCGCATGAAATTTGGAACAGTGTCGTGCCCCCAAGATAGGGAGGAAGACACGGGAACAGCAGGAAACGCAACAGGGGGAAAAGCCCGTGAGATTTGGCCACGCTCTTCCCGTACCGTCCCCGCGACTCGCCGGagcgcgcgcgcgcgcggcgTGGGGGCCTATGCCGGAGCACCGCCTGCCGACATCCACCCCGGCCGCGGCCGGGCCCCGCCGCCATTCCCGACGTCCGCGGCGCCGTTGCCGCCTGCTCCTCCTCCCGGCCTTTACCCTCGCGCTTCTCTCCCTCGCCTACCTCTCCTTCTCCTCCCACTCCAGCCTCCCCTTGCACGGTCAGCTCTCCTACCCTGTAATTAAGGTTTGCTTTCAATGTACGTAGTACTTACTCCGTAGTGGCGAAGGTGAACAGATTGCGATTTGTTCGTCTCAGTGTGTCTGTGTGTGACTGCAATGGCATCGACATGTTATCTCCGCTCCCATTGCGATAATTCGCGGGGCTAGTGTTCTCTATGATGTTGCATTTGTGAGGAGGGGAAGTTAGGACGTCTTTGCATCATGTTTAGCTCTTAAAGTTCACTGTCAATTCAAGAGTCTACAAAATTATGATTTGGCGTGCGACAAATTGTTTAAGAAATAAACTTCATGCTGAACAAATTTGTTGCTGAACCCTACATCTTCATGTTAATCAGATATTTGTTAAGAGTGACAGAGGCAGTTTTATCTTGTAACGTTCTCAAACTTCTCTTGAATGATGCTTTTTCTGCTGCGCAGAGAATGTTGGGAAGGAAATGGACAAGAGGTACACACTCAATGCCACCGTCAAGGAAAATGTCTCTATGTGAGTGCACATTTACCACTTTAATGTGTATATGCACACATCTTTGGGTGTCACTAAAGGTCAATCATCAGATTTATTTTTATGTCAGGGCTATAGAAGAGTCTGAACCCTTCATAAGAAAAAAGAAACCTCATAAGCATTGTAAGCACCTTCTGGACCCTACTCTCTAAACATTGAAGTAACGTCGTCATTTTTAATCTAATGTATGAAAAATCTGTCATCTATCAGTCTGTTCCGAAATATAAGACGTTTTGGGAATTTGAACTCCCAAATCATCTTATATTTAGGAAAGGAGGGAGTATTTTTTATCTTATATGCACACAGTTAGAACAAACATGTAGATATGCTCGGATGGTTCTACATTCAGAATATCTACTCTATCTTTTGCTGCCCTATTAAGCCTGTTGATCATCTAAATAGAACCATGTAGATGATTGATATATTGAAAAAAACCGATGTTTCTCAGTTTTTTATTAGTTAATGTATTTTTTTTGCGAATTAGTTAATGTATTTGTTGACAACTAATGAAACGTTGCAGATGTGCCCTGTGAAATTGAGTTTTTGCCGTCCGTTGAAAATCTTGTGGAGCCTGCTGACTACAACAATTTTACCCAGTTCTCATTGAGCTATATCTTGAAAGAGGAACATTTGGCTGGTAACGGATCATTGTTTGGAGGGCACCAGAGTCTTCAAGAAAGAGAGGGGACATACTATGCAAAAAACCAAAGTCTCCACTGTGGTTTTGTAGAAGGCCCAGACGGTTACCCTAGTAGTGGATTTGATTTGTATGAACATGACAGGGCTTATATGGATACCTGCCGTGTTGTGGTGTCATCATGCATTTTTGGAGGCTCTGATTACTTAAGGAGACCAACTAAAAGCAAGGTACTTTTCTTATTCCTTTTTTTGTGAAATGCATTGTAACAAGTGCCATGTTTTTGAGATGCAAAATTTCAAGTTACCATCGTTTGCTCCTTACCAATTTCTTCTGCTATTTATTTTCATGATAATTGCATGCTTTAGCAATATTCGTTACTTCTACCATAGGTGTTATTACATGATGTCAGAAACATTACCAGTTTAAAATTCTCACAGATCAGCTCATACTCTAAGAAGAATGTATGCTTCATCATGTTCCTGGATGAGCTAACGTTGGCAACCCTTTCCTCTGAAGGACACGTCCCTGATGAAACTGGATCCATTGGTCTTTGGAGAATTGTTGTAGTTAAGAACTTACCCTACAAAGATATGCGGAGAGCAGGAAAGGTGCCAAAACTTCTGGCTCAGCGACTCTTCCCATCTGCCTTGTAAGTTTTTGTGGATGGATTTGTCCATAGTATCTAGTTGTATGCAGAATCTGTAGAGTACCCTATACTCCTGCAAAATAAAATTATATAAATTCTAAAACATCTGCAAATAGTTGGTTATTAACTGGTTGGTGACTTATGCATGTCATCGCATCAACTCCTAATATATATTACCTACAAATGCATTCTTTCTCCATCGCTAACATACCACATTTTACCCATTAGGTACTCCATCTGGTTGGATAGCAAACTGCGTCTTAATGCTGATCCAATGCTTATCATTGAATATTTCTTATGGAGAAAGAAAGCAGAATATGCCATTTCAGTGCACTATGATCGCACATGTGTCTGGGAGGAAGTGCTTCAGAACAAGCGCTTAAACAAGTACAATCACACTGCTATCGACGAACAATTTTACTTTTACCAGTCTGACGGCCTTTTGAAGTTTAATGCTTCTGGCCAAGAGCCTCTTCTACCAAGTTGTAAGTAGCATTTACTTGTGTTTTTTTAAAAATCCTACGAGTAAATGAATTGATCTAGTGTATCATAATTTTGCAGATGTGCCCGAAGGATCTTTCATTGTTCGTGCCCATACACCAATGTCTAATTTATTTTCATGCCTTTGGTTCAATGAGGTCAACCGTTTCACCTCACGTGATCAATTGAGTTTTACATACACTTACTTGAAGCTCAGAAGAATGAACACAGGAAGAAATTTTCACCTAAATATGTTTAAGGTAATAAATGTTTACAGTAGAGCCTTCCTTTTTCTAACTGAGTTTCTCCGGATGTATTGCTTTTCTATCTCGGCTAATAATAGTTACCTCAATAAGATCCCATGCCTTTGCAATATTTTTTGTTGCTCAAATTGATTATCCGTCTCAACATTTATATCTTTCGTTGGCTACAGATGCAAAAATAGGAAGTCATCTTTCACCGCATCAATGCTTAAACAGGTTCACATAGAATTCTAATACGGTGCTTTTCAATTTATTTTTGAAACAGGACTGTGAAAGAAGAGCAGTAGCTAAACTCTTCCACCACCGAACTAATGGAACTACAGATCCACCACCTTCTAATCATCGTATGGATAAAACTCATTCATCAACACCAAGctaagattgcattgaggaattgaTGGCAAGACTACATTTCATTTTGAGATGTGTACAATGCATCGAGGTGTTTCTACAGTTCCCTTTTGCAGCACAAATCATAGGAAGCACCAATGTATTCCGCTGTGATCAGAGGAACAGAAAACACGAAGTCCCAATCGTGCATGTCTACTTTGTACATGGCAGAAATCTACCGGTGATCACTTTCTCGGGATATTATAGTCGATTTCAACTCACTGCTGATGGTCACTGCTCATTGAAGGAACAAACTTACTGGTCGGAGATCACCTAAGCAGTCTTTATCATTTCTAGACTAAGTTAGAACATGTTCCAGGGAGAACAGGGCGTCGACCTGTTGGTTAGCAGTGCGGGAGCGCCTGCTGCCCACCCGGGCTCGAATCCTCGGATTGACGGGTGTTCAAGGAGCTTTCTTCTATAAAGCTACGCCAGCCAGGGCTTGTACTGGCTGGTCGCATTTTTTTTTAGAACATGTTCCAGGACAATTTCTGAAGGTTCTTTATTATAGTGCTCGGAAAATTCTTGGATGTATTTTTTATGTACTGCAACTTTTGAATCAGTGAGCTTTGGTCGTATACAATGAAATAATCACATCACACCGGGAAAGCTTTAACAAATTATCTTGCAttaatttttagtttttttagtGCATCGGCTGCATGGCTGGGAGTATTTGGACAAGAAACGTTAACAAACGATAGAGATGTTAAATATTGAAACAATAATGAAATGCATATATATACTCTGCCAATCTTCACATTCGTTAAGAGTTCAGGACTGAGAAGCAGCATCCTAGGAAAAGGAAGGAAAATGTGTCAAGTCAAATCCCTGGTAATATATTTCGAATATGAAATTCTGAATGAACAAGTATGCATAACAGAAATGCAGCACTAGTAACCCTGTTGTAGAGAGCGGGTAAAAACCACCGTTTCAATCGATTGATAACCAGATCCAATAGCTGCTATGATTTCAGTGGACAGTGTCCAACAAATAAAACTGAACTCAAGCATAACGGAAAATGTTTTACAGTAATACAAGGAGGCCACATCCTCATGAAATATATCACATGGTGGGTTTTACGCAAGATAGCGATATAATTTTCTATCTGCTTTGTCCCTTTCTAAGAACTCACGTTCAATTAGAGATTCTATGCGTTTTTTTATGATAACAGGGTTTGGCAAGAACCGTGCTTGCAACTGCTTGGTAACCTCAGCTACGATACTGTTATGATCCAACACTCTCCTGGATTTCATGATCCTGACAATGGCAGCCTCAATTTGAGGTTTCCTGTCCTCCTCAACCCGTTGGCGAGTCTCCTGCTTCTCTGGCTCGGATTCCTTTTGTGCGACCACTGTCCCAATCTTCACCTTAACAAGCTTGCTTGTGAACTTGTCATTGAAGTAGAATgtgtcatcctctgatatgtcctTGCTCATGGGCTCCTTACGGAGAACATTCTTCCCTTTGACACAAGCAAGAGACTGGAGACATCTCTTTAGGTCTGTGGCAGGTATCTCAGTAGCTTGTTCGATATCTTTGTAGGTGTATCCATCATTGGAATTAAACAGCATGAGGACACACATCTGATAAGTGGATACATTTAGCTCATGCTTCTGGCCTTTCCCAAATGTGGCTTTTATATCAGCTGTCCCCATATTTGTTTGCCATGTCAATCTCCGGCCACTATGAGTTCCAAGATAATATGCGCGGAACTTCTCACATACTACGAGGATTTCAGGTGGGAGGGTGCAGGGAGGGCTGGGTTGCGTTGGCCAAGAGCCAGTTGTGAGAATGTGGACATCAAGCGTAGGGCCATCCCCAAGCTCCTCAGATTTCTTGGCATAGAAATCTTGCATGGTGTCCTGAGAAGTCTTCATGTCAGTGAACATGCCCTCCAATTTGGAGGTGAACTGATACCCGCATTCTGTCTTGAGTTTCACTATCATACTCCTCTCAGCATCATCAGAAACAGTTTTGGCAGAAAGAAGCCTTTTCGCCAAATGCTGCTTGTAGTACTTCTCAAACACATCCTTCTCCTGAAGGTAACGGAACAGCATCATGACTTTGTCCAATATACCCTCCACGTCCTCTTCTGTTGCCCCTTTCAGTCCTTTGCGGAGTTTGTCATCAACATACAATGATATGAATTCAGGTGACCTGTTGTTTAAGTTGATGAAGAACTCAAAGGATGAATTCAGAGCATTTTGGAAGGTTTTATCATTGCCAAAAGCAACACTGATGATCTTGT includes the following:
- the LOC127306119 gene encoding sphinganine C4-monooxygenase 1 — translated: MAIAVSDELLGTFVPIAVYWLYSGLYVALDGVDRLRSYRLHPKAEEAAKNVVSRAAVVRGVLVQQAFQVVVALTLFAVIGDDSGIAQKQPSAVVIALQFVIAMFVMDTWQYFMHRYMHVNKFLYKHIHSKHHTLVVPYSFGALYNHPLEGLILDTIGGALSFLASGMTPRTSIFFFSFATIKTVDDHCGLWLPGNILHALFSNNSAYHDIHHQLYGNKYNFSQPFFVLWDKILGTYMPYSLEQRKGGGLESRPVKLVEQTKTD
- the LOC127306118 gene encoding probable hexosyltransferase MUCI70; translated protein: MPEHRLPTSTPAAAGPRRHSRRPRRRCRLLLLPAFTLALLSLAYLSFSSHSSLPLHENVGKEMDKRYTLNATVKENVSMAIEESEPFIRKKKPHKHYVPCEIEFLPSVENLVEPADYNNFTQFSLSYILKEEHLAGNGSLFGGHQSLQEREGTYYAKNQSLHCGFVEGPDGYPSSGFDLYEHDRAYMDTCRVVVSSCIFGGSDYLRRPTKSKISSYSKKNVCFIMFLDELTLATLSSEGHVPDETGSIGLWRIVVVKNLPYKDMRRAGKVPKLLAQRLFPSALYSIWLDSKLRLNADPMLIIEYFLWRKKAEYAISVHYDRTCVWEEVLQNKRLNKYNHTAIDEQFYFYQSDGLLKFNASGQEPLLPSYVPEGSFIVRAHTPMSNLFSCLWFNEVNRFTSRDQLSFTYTYLKLRRMNTGRNFHLNMFKDCERRAVAKLFHHRTNGTTDPPPSNHRMDKTHSSTPS
- the LOC127306120 gene encoding cullin-3A, whose protein sequence is MSGGGPPRKRNFKIEAFKHRVELDPKYAERTWKVLEHAIHEIYNHNASGLSFEELYRSAYNMVLHKYGEKLYNGLESTLTWRLKEISKSIEAAQGGLFLAELNAKWMDHNKALQMIRDILMYMDRTYVPTSHRTPVHELGLNLWRDHIIHHSMIHGRLLDTLLDLIHRERMGEVINRGLMRSITKMLMDLGPAVYQDDFEKPYLEVSASFYSGESQEFIECCDCGNYLKKAERRLNEEMERVSHYLDAGSEAKITSVVEKEMIANHMHRLVHMENSGLVNMLIDDKYEDLGRMYTLFRRVPDGLSTIRDMMISYLRETGKQLVTDPERLKDPVEFVQCLLNEKDKHDKIISVAFGNDKTFQNALNSSFEFFINLNNRSPEFISLYVDDKLRKGLKGATEEDVEGILDKVMMLFRYLQEKDVFEKYYKQHLAKRLLSAKTVSDDAERSMIVKLKTECGYQFTSKLEGMFTDMKTSQDTMQDFYAKKSEELGDGPTLDVHILTTGSWPTQPSPPCTLPPEILVVCEKFRAYYLGTHSGRRLTWQTNMGTADIKATFGKGQKHELNVSTYQMCVLMLFNSNDGYTYKDIEQATEIPATDLKRCLQSLACVKGKNVLRKEPMSKDISEDDTFYFNDKFTSKLVKVKIGTVVAQKESEPEKQETRQRVEEDRKPQIEAAIVRIMKSRRVLDHNSIVAEVTKQLQARFLPNPVIIKKRIESLIEREFLERDKADRKLYRYLA